A genomic region of Synechococcus sp. NOUM97013 contains the following coding sequences:
- a CDS encoding nucleotidyltransferase family protein: MTLDVSKFFVRPFQSLKHAMRFIDQGGAQIALVVDDKQRLLGTLTDGDIRRGLLHGETLDAPAERLMNRKFRFVRSSEDKASVLQMMRTEALRQIPLLDEHGRVVELLLFQELLNPHQLSNAIVIMAGGKGTRLWPHTKHCPKPMLPVGDQPMLEILLEQCIASGFRIFYFSVNYLKEQIIEYFSDGSHWGVSINYLVENEPLGTAGSLRLLPDSVREPFVVLNGDVLTRLDPIQLLNFHAEHQAHATLCVREHEFTVPFGVVQTNGVELAGFVEKPTYRNQVNAGVYVIDPQLLPLLPPHQFTDMPNLLLDAHDAGYRVFVYPIHEYWLDVGRPEALLKAHREWPNSDQP; this comes from the coding sequence ATGACTCTCGATGTGTCAAAATTTTTTGTTAGGCCATTTCAGTCTCTGAAGCATGCGATGAGATTTATTGATCAAGGCGGTGCTCAAATTGCTCTGGTTGTTGATGACAAACAGCGATTGCTCGGCACTCTTACTGACGGTGACATTCGTCGTGGCCTTCTCCATGGCGAAACACTTGATGCTCCAGCTGAACGGCTTATGAACCGTAAGTTTCGCTTTGTTCGCAGTAGCGAGGATAAGGCTTCGGTACTGCAGATGATGCGTACCGAAGCGTTGCGGCAGATCCCTTTGTTGGATGAGCATGGCCGTGTTGTGGAACTCCTTTTGTTTCAGGAGCTCCTTAATCCTCACCAGCTCAGCAACGCTATCGTTATCATGGCTGGTGGTAAAGGAACTCGTTTGTGGCCACATACTAAGCATTGCCCAAAGCCAATGTTGCCAGTTGGTGATCAGCCCATGCTGGAGATTTTGTTAGAACAATGTATCGCTAGTGGTTTCCGTATATTTTATTTTTCTGTTAATTATTTGAAGGAACAGATCATAGAATATTTTTCTGATGGATCGCACTGGGGTGTATCGATAAATTATTTAGTAGAAAATGAGCCTCTAGGTACTGCCGGTTCACTTCGGTTGCTTCCTGATTCGGTGAGAGAACCATTTGTAGTACTTAATGGAGATGTGTTGACGCGTCTTGATCCCATCCAATTGTTGAATTTTCACGCTGAGCACCAAGCTCATGCCACGCTTTGTGTTCGTGAGCATGAATTCACAGTGCCTTTTGGAGTGGTGCAGACCAATGGTGTGGAACTGGCTGGTTTCGTTGAAAAGCCCACGTACCGGAATCAGGTGAATGCGGGAGTTTACGTGATTGATCCCCAGTTGCTTCCTCTATTGCCCCCTCATCAGTTCACCGACATGCCCAACCTTCTTCTTGATGCTCATGACGCTGGTTACAGGGTCTTCGTTTATCCGATTCATGAATATTGGCTAGATGTTGGTCGTCCAGAGGCCCTTCTGAAGGCTCACCGTGAGTGGCCTAACTCTGATCAGCCATGA
- the neuC gene encoding UDP-N-acetylglucosamine 2-epimerase, protein MSISCFKICVVTGTRAEYGLLRWVMQGILASEVFDLQLIVTGMHLSPEFGFTVQEIEADGFIIDRKVEMLLSSDTPVGITKSMGLGMIGFADALVELQPDLLLVLGDRFETFAAASAALIARIPIAHCHGGELTEGAFDDSLRHSITKMAHLHFVAAEEYRQRVIQMGEHPDRVFLVGGLGVEAIKRSKLLSREEIEVHLDFKLGTRNLLITFHPVTLEQNTSAQQMGELLAALDQLPNTHFIFTMPNADTDGRVLFRMIKEFCAIRDHAKAYTSLGQLRYFSCIRYCDAVVGNSSSGLLEVPYFNIPTVNIGDRQKGRIREKSVIDCGPFKEQISTAIQKALELNLHFDSPLEVLPSSALVLNALESCCDLNLKKEFYKPL, encoded by the coding sequence ATGAGCATTTCCTGTTTCAAAATTTGCGTCGTCACCGGTACTCGAGCTGAATATGGTCTACTGCGTTGGGTGATGCAGGGGATTTTGGCTTCGGAGGTGTTCGATCTTCAGTTGATTGTCACTGGTATGCATCTCTCTCCGGAATTCGGGTTCACGGTGCAGGAGATCGAAGCCGATGGGTTCATCATCGATCGCAAGGTTGAGATGCTCCTGAGCTCAGATACTCCTGTTGGGATTACTAAGTCAATGGGATTGGGCATGATTGGATTTGCTGATGCCTTGGTAGAGCTGCAGCCCGATTTATTGCTCGTTCTCGGTGACCGGTTTGAAACCTTTGCTGCCGCCTCTGCAGCGCTTATCGCTCGAATCCCTATTGCTCATTGCCATGGTGGTGAGCTCACCGAAGGAGCCTTTGATGATTCCCTACGCCATTCGATTACCAAGATGGCACATCTTCATTTTGTTGCTGCTGAGGAATATCGTCAGCGAGTGATCCAGATGGGCGAACACCCAGATCGAGTGTTCCTTGTGGGTGGCCTTGGTGTTGAGGCCATTAAACGCAGCAAGCTTTTGAGCCGTGAAGAGATTGAAGTTCATCTCGACTTTAAACTGGGAACTCGCAACCTGTTGATCACCTTTCACCCTGTGACGCTTGAGCAGAACACCAGTGCACAGCAGATGGGAGAATTGCTTGCTGCTCTCGATCAGTTGCCGAACACCCACTTCATCTTTACTATGCCTAATGCTGATACTGATGGCCGTGTGTTGTTCCGGATGATTAAAGAGTTCTGTGCCATACGTGATCATGCTAAGGCTTATACATCATTAGGTCAGTTGCGCTATTTTTCCTGCATTCGTTACTGCGATGCGGTGGTGGGTAACTCTTCTAGTGGCTTACTTGAAGTGCCATATTTTAATATTCCCACCGTTAACATCGGAGATCGCCAAAAGGGCAGGATAAGAGAAAAAAGTGTCATAGATTGTGGCCCTTTCAAAGAACAAATATCAACAGCAATTCAAAAAGCGCTAGAACTCAATTTGCATTTCGATTCACCCCTTGAGGTATTACCTTCTTCAGCTCTAGTACTCAACGCTTTGGAGTCATGTTGTGATTTAAATTTAAAGAAGGAATTCTATAAGCCACTATGA
- a CDS encoding glycosyltransferase has protein sequence MAFLTTTDSDLKPILSIVVPTCNSASTISRLFDSLDKQLLLCFEVIFVDYHSFDETLSIIYSHPSNYQKIVLSIDEPGIYNAINFGISHACAEWILILGSDDSLYCAHTVSSIVQYLMVLDYRTSLIYGTVFLMQDRKRLNQFFSPNDHFTTSLCQQSIVYRKQAIIDTGWFDTQYKSTADYVLNLKIIEHFSFSSLEFVDLIIANYNQSGFSSRYTDKMYLKSSMFIRLKSLGLLVKTSLLIRSFFSRNSVLAKILGFQLTSAYKLSCLYLEIIVKRIFLTKPTPNLTNLQSKPLIK, from the coding sequence ATGGCTTTTCTGACTACCACTGATAGTGATTTAAAACCCATTTTATCTATTGTTGTCCCCACATGCAATTCAGCATCTACTATTAGTAGACTTTTCGATTCGCTTGATAAGCAACTGCTGTTGTGTTTTGAAGTGATTTTTGTCGACTATCACTCTTTTGATGAAACACTTAGTATTATCTATTCCCATCCTTCAAATTATCAGAAGATTGTCTTATCAATTGATGAGCCCGGTATTTATAATGCTATCAATTTTGGAATATCTCACGCTTGTGCAGAATGGATCCTCATTTTAGGATCAGATGATAGTCTTTATTGTGCTCATACAGTTAGTTCAATCGTTCAATATTTAATGGTTTTAGACTATCGCACATCCCTCATATATGGAACCGTATTTTTAATGCAGGATAGAAAAAGATTAAATCAATTTTTTTCACCCAATGATCATTTTACAACCTCATTATGTCAACAATCAATTGTCTATAGAAAACAAGCCATTATAGATACAGGATGGTTTGATACACAATACAAATCAACTGCCGATTATGTTCTCAATTTAAAAATAATTGAGCATTTCTCTTTTAGCAGTCTTGAATTTGTCGATTTAATTATTGCGAATTACAATCAATCTGGCTTTAGTTCACGTTATACCGATAAGATGTATTTAAAGTCTTCAATGTTTATCCGCTTAAAGTCGCTTGGATTACTCGTAAAAACAAGTCTGTTAATTAGGTCATTCTTTTCTCGGAATAGTGTTTTGGCTAAGATCCTGGGTTTTCAATTGACATCTGCTTACAAGCTGAGTTGTTTATATCTAGAAATTATTGTGAAAAGAATTTTTTTAACTAAACCCACTCCAAATCTTACCAACCTTCAATCTAAACCTTTGATTAAATGA
- a CDS encoding methionyl-tRNA formyltransferase: MSLSNLCIGYFADGPWSHRALDLLISDPELEVSFICARFSSPDQYLREKADELGIDFYISEDVNSDNFLSTISIYKCDLFVSMSFDQILRERFYSFPRLGTINCHAGKLPYYRGRNILNWVLINDEKEFGITVHYIDDGVDTGDIVLQRTYPISDSDDYGSLLATAYGECPLLLHEAIKLIKSGQASRLPQKSVQPCGSIYSQRRLGDETIDWNSSSREIFNFVRALSYPGPLAQTKFKGINVYIAKAELVDGAPKYKCIPGALLARDDFGFLVKTGDSYIRIVEWISESRLYVGERFF; this comes from the coding sequence ATGAGCCTCTCAAATCTTTGCATTGGCTACTTTGCTGATGGTCCGTGGTCTCACAGAGCTCTTGACCTGCTTATTTCTGATCCTGAACTAGAGGTTTCTTTTATCTGTGCTAGGTTCTCAAGTCCTGACCAGTATCTTAGAGAAAAGGCGGATGAGCTAGGCATTGATTTCTACATCTCTGAGGATGTTAATTCTGATAATTTTTTAAGTACAATTAGTATTTACAAATGTGATCTTTTTGTTTCAATGTCTTTTGACCAAATTCTCCGAGAGCGTTTCTATTCGTTTCCTCGTTTGGGGACTATAAACTGCCACGCCGGAAAGCTCCCTTACTATAGAGGGCGCAACATTCTGAATTGGGTGCTTATTAATGATGAGAAGGAATTCGGTATCACCGTTCATTATATTGATGACGGAGTGGATACAGGAGATATTGTGCTTCAGCGTACTTATCCAATAAGTGACTCTGACGACTATGGATCTCTTTTGGCTACGGCTTACGGTGAATGTCCCTTGCTGCTGCATGAAGCAATTAAATTAATAAAATCGGGCCAAGCTTCTCGATTGCCTCAGAAATCTGTTCAACCTTGTGGCAGTATTTATAGTCAGAGAAGGTTGGGCGATGAAACCATTGATTGGAACTCGTCTTCAAGAGAAATCTTTAATTTTGTCAGGGCCCTGTCTTATCCGGGCCCATTGGCTCAAACAAAATTTAAGGGTATCAACGTTTATATTGCTAAAGCTGAGCTAGTCGATGGAGCTCCCAAGTATAAATGCATACCAGGAGCGCTTCTTGCTAGGGATGATTTTGGTTTTTTGGTTAAGACTGGAGATTCTTATATTCGTATTGTTGAATGGATTTCTGAATCTAGGCTTTACGTTGGCGAGAGGTTTTTTTGA
- a CDS encoding DegT/DnrJ/EryC1/StrS family aminotransferase produces the protein MLVICPIAKQPHPWAFDHDSVGWNYRLLNINAALGLAQLEDLDRRLYAKRHLTQLYKEYLAELDGVELVSEPRDCSTNYWLVCLRFTTEDPLAAPPERLQLLELAHGRPFASPNLDPIALSSDV, from the coding sequence GTGCTCGTCATTTGTCCTATTGCCAAGCAGCCACATCCTTGGGCGTTTGATCACGATTCTGTCGGTTGGAATTATCGGCTCTTAAACATTAATGCAGCACTTGGACTTGCTCAGCTTGAGGATTTGGATCGCCGGCTTTATGCCAAGCGTCACCTTACCCAACTCTATAAAGAATACCTTGCTGAGCTGGACGGTGTGGAGCTAGTTTCGGAACCAAGAGATTGCAGCACCAATTATTGGTTGGTTTGTTTGCGCTTTACGACAGAAGATCCTTTAGCTGCACCACCAGAGCGGCTGCAGCTCCTCGAACTCGCACACGGCCGGCCTTTTGCTTCGCCCAATCTGGACCCCATTGCATTATCTTCCGATGTTTGA
- the hisH gene encoding imidazole glycerol phosphate synthase subunit HisH, with protein sequence MALCKRLIARLDVKGSRLIKGVRFEGVRVLGDPSEAALRYAQAGADELLYVDAVASLFGRNSLSDLLRKTCIEVFIPITAAGGVRSVEDAAALLSAGADKVAVNTAALERPELITELAEAFGRQCVVASIQARRIASGSWEAMKEAGRERTGRDVCEWIKCLEELGAGEILLTSVDQDGTCSGPDHHLINVASSITSVPLVVGGGFSDFDQIQSALMQKNVSAVSLGASLHSNRLNLASVKKKIEKYSPIIPFRSISSAPTSLASDDSPLCGVKDSSLSDCRIGVINYGMGNQQSLINALETLGAEVLLTDKPSILASCDLLTLPGVGAFPKGMDSLRLRGLDVWLRNEWVALGKPLLGICLGMQMLFESSSEFKRTLGLGFVRGHVKSLPSIDLYGLPLVLPHMGWNRLINGSAHLGDGSFDHINQYFVHTFAAVDVDPSVIMFYARYGHRDFVAAVRYGSVVGFQFHPERSGSAGLRLLSSACSEMIFSFDSPNS encoded by the coding sequence ATGGCGCTTTGCAAACGTTTAATTGCTCGTCTTGATGTTAAGGGAAGCCGCTTGATTAAGGGTGTGCGATTTGAGGGAGTGCGCGTGCTTGGTGATCCTTCCGAAGCAGCCCTTCGCTACGCGCAGGCTGGGGCTGATGAACTACTTTATGTTGATGCTGTAGCGAGTTTGTTTGGACGTAATAGTTTATCTGACTTGCTTAGAAAAACTTGCATTGAGGTTTTTATTCCAATTACTGCTGCTGGTGGTGTGCGCTCCGTCGAAGATGCTGCAGCTCTTCTTTCAGCTGGTGCCGATAAAGTTGCTGTAAATACCGCCGCTCTTGAGCGCCCCGAGTTGATTACTGAGCTTGCTGAGGCTTTTGGTAGGCAGTGCGTGGTTGCTTCTATTCAGGCAAGGCGTATTGCTTCTGGTTCGTGGGAGGCTATGAAAGAAGCCGGTCGTGAACGAACAGGTCGTGATGTGTGTGAATGGATTAAATGTCTAGAAGAGTTAGGTGCTGGGGAGATTTTGCTCACTTCCGTAGACCAAGACGGAACATGTAGCGGGCCTGATCATCATTTGATTAATGTAGCGTCGTCCATTACATCCGTCCCATTGGTTGTCGGAGGTGGTTTTTCTGACTTTGATCAAATCCAATCTGCGTTGATGCAGAAGAACGTTTCAGCGGTCAGTTTAGGAGCTTCTCTTCATTCTAATCGTCTTAACCTCGCATCGGTCAAAAAGAAAATTGAGAAATATAGTCCGATTATTCCTTTTAGATCTATATCATCAGCGCCTACTTCTCTGGCGTCTGATGACTCTCCATTATGTGGCGTTAAAGATTCTTCGCTATCCGATTGCCGTATTGGCGTAATCAATTACGGCATGGGTAACCAGCAGAGCTTAATTAATGCATTAGAGACTCTTGGTGCTGAGGTCTTGTTAACTGACAAACCTAGTATTCTTGCATCGTGTGATTTACTGACTCTTCCTGGCGTTGGAGCTTTCCCAAAGGGAATGGATTCTTTGCGTCTTAGAGGTTTGGATGTTTGGTTACGTAATGAGTGGGTTGCACTAGGTAAACCCTTGCTCGGCATTTGTTTGGGTATGCAAATGTTGTTTGAGTCTAGTAGTGAATTTAAGAGGACTTTGGGTTTGGGTTTTGTGCGAGGGCATGTTAAGTCCTTGCCATCTATTGATCTTTATGGGCTCCCCTTGGTTTTGCCCCATATGGGTTGGAATCGTTTAATCAATGGTTCTGCACATTTAGGCGACGGTTCTTTTGATCATATTAATCAATATTTTGTTCATACTTTCGCTGCGGTTGATGTTGATCCCTCGGTAATTATGTTTTACGCTAGATATGGCCATCGAGATTTTGTCGCTGCAGTTCGTTATGGCTCAGTGGTGGGCTTTCAGTTTCATCCAGAGCGCAGTGGTTCAGCTGGCTTGAGGCTTCTTTCTTCTGCATGTTCCGAGATGATCTTCTCTTTTGACTCCCCCAATTCTTGA
- the neuB gene encoding N-acetylneuraminate synthase, with the protein MTIIIAEAGVNHNGDLQLAKKLVDAARDAGADVVKFQTFHASLLATEHAAQAAYQQKALGVSEGQLSMLKRLELHPDCYADLIDYCDRLSIEFLSTAFDMASIKLLASLKPKRWKIPSGEITNLPYLREIGRQSQPVFLSTGMANLGEIEAALDVLEQSGTLRSKITVLHCTTEYPAPVEEVNLCAMNTIAQAFGVAVGYSDHTDGIAVPIAAVAKGATVIEKHLTLDRKLSGPDHQASLEPDQFAAMVLGIRTVEKALGDGIKRPSPSEQVNLPVVRKSLVASRFIRAGELFSEANLIAKRPGTGLSPMQWDAFIGRPASRDFVADELIE; encoded by the coding sequence ATGACCATCATTATTGCTGAAGCAGGTGTGAATCACAATGGTGATTTACAGCTCGCCAAAAAACTTGTTGATGCTGCTAGAGATGCGGGCGCTGATGTTGTCAAGTTCCAGACCTTTCATGCAAGCCTATTGGCGACAGAACATGCAGCACAGGCGGCTTACCAGCAGAAGGCTTTGGGTGTTTCTGAAGGTCAGTTGTCCATGCTTAAGCGTCTTGAACTCCATCCGGACTGTTATGCAGACTTAATAGATTATTGTGACCGGTTGAGTATTGAATTTCTTTCCACAGCTTTTGATATGGCGAGTATCAAGCTGCTGGCTTCCCTGAAACCCAAACGCTGGAAGATTCCCTCAGGCGAAATTACCAATCTCCCTTATCTGCGCGAGATTGGCCGGCAATCCCAGCCTGTGTTCCTCTCGACGGGCATGGCCAACTTGGGCGAGATCGAAGCCGCACTTGATGTTCTGGAGCAGTCGGGTACTCTCCGCAGCAAGATCACGGTACTCCACTGCACTACTGAGTACCCCGCTCCCGTAGAGGAGGTGAATCTCTGCGCAATGAACACAATCGCTCAAGCCTTCGGTGTTGCTGTGGGCTACTCCGACCACACCGATGGTATTGCGGTGCCTATCGCGGCTGTGGCAAAGGGTGCCACTGTCATCGAGAAGCACCTCACCTTGGATCGCAAGCTGTCCGGGCCTGACCACCAGGCCAGCCTTGAACCCGATCAGTTCGCTGCCATGGTGCTTGGTATACGCACAGTTGAGAAGGCCTTGGGGGATGGCATCAAGCGGCCTTCCCCCAGTGAGCAGGTGAATTTGCCAGTTGTGCGTAAGTCTTTGGTGGCGTCTCGTTTCATTCGAGCCGGTGAGTTGTTCAGTGAGGCGAATCTCATCGCTAAGCGGCCTGGTACTGGTCTTTCCCCTATGCAATGGGACGCTTTTATAGGCCGGCCCGCATCCCGTGACTTTGTTGCCGATGAGCTGATCGAATGA
- a CDS encoding NAD-dependent 4,6-dehydratase LegB codes for MRKVLVTGSDGFIGSHLVESLVAAGHQVRAFCLYNSNGSWGWLDILPDSIKSELEVVLGDIRDPLCVREAMRGCDQVYHLAALIAIPYSYVAPASYVDTNIHGTLNILQAARDLGVSRVVHTSTSETYGTAQFVPITEDHPQVGQSPYAASKIGADQIALSYWRSFDTPVSVLRPFNTYGPRQSARAVIPTIITQVAAGQRQIRLGALSPTRDFNYVADTCAAFMSIADCDDALGQVVNVASNFEISIGDTASLIAQVMNVQLEIVTDEQRIRPEGSEVNRLFGDNNRLRHLTGWQPLYGGLEGFRRGLAQTAEWFIDPSNLARYRPCSYAV; via the coding sequence ATGAGGAAAGTTCTCGTTACCGGCTCCGATGGTTTTATAGGTTCTCACCTTGTCGAGTCTTTGGTTGCGGCTGGTCACCAAGTACGTGCTTTTTGTCTCTACAACTCCAATGGAAGTTGGGGTTGGCTAGATATTCTGCCGGATTCCATCAAGTCCGAGTTGGAGGTGGTATTGGGTGATATCCGTGATCCTCTGTGCGTCAGAGAGGCGATGCGAGGCTGTGATCAGGTTTATCACTTGGCGGCCTTAATTGCTATCCCTTACAGCTATGTGGCTCCAGCCAGCTATGTGGATACGAACATTCATGGCACTTTGAACATTTTACAAGCTGCTCGTGATTTGGGTGTCAGTCGCGTTGTTCACACTTCTACTTCTGAAACATATGGTACCGCCCAGTTCGTACCGATTACAGAAGATCATCCTCAGGTGGGTCAGTCGCCCTATGCTGCGAGTAAGATTGGTGCAGATCAGATTGCACTTAGCTACTGGCGTAGCTTTGACACGCCTGTTTCTGTCTTACGTCCGTTTAATACCTACGGTCCTCGTCAGAGTGCTCGCGCAGTCATCCCTACGATCATCACTCAAGTAGCTGCAGGTCAGCGCCAAATTCGTTTGGGTGCTCTTTCTCCGACCCGCGATTTCAATTATGTGGCTGACACATGTGCTGCTTTTATGTCCATTGCTGACTGTGATGATGCCCTTGGGCAAGTTGTGAATGTCGCCAGTAACTTTGAGATTTCGATCGGCGATACGGCTTCGTTGATTGCTCAGGTGATGAATGTTCAGCTGGAGATCGTGACGGATGAACAGAGAATCCGGCCGGAGGGTTCTGAGGTGAATCGTTTGTTTGGCGACAATAACCGCCTACGCCACCTCACTGGATGGCAACCGCTCTATGGCGGTCTCGAGGGCTTCCGACGTGGTTTGGCTCAAACTGCAGAGTGGTTCATTGATCCTTCCAATCTTGCGCGCTATCGCCCTTGTTCCTATGCGGTCTGA
- a CDS encoding cytidylyltransferase domain-containing protein, with translation MSLLALIPARGGSKGIPRKNIRSFSGKPLLQWSIDVALASPSVDRVVVSTDDLEIAEIALAGGAEVPFLRPSELATDTSPGIAPVLHVLEQLPDVTDVLLMQPTSPLRLIDDVEGIIALSQKIVSDAVVSVTTTSKHPAWMYTLTLDHTLQPLMDIPGVSCRQQLPSSYILNGSLYFGSRALLERQGSFLSPRTLGYVMPPERSVDIDTLLDWQWGEFLMEQQG, from the coding sequence ATGAGTCTTCTGGCTCTCATTCCAGCGCGGGGAGGTTCCAAGGGTATTCCCCGCAAAAACATTCGATCGTTTTCTGGCAAACCCCTTCTTCAATGGTCGATTGATGTTGCTCTAGCTTCACCAAGCGTAGATCGGGTTGTGGTAAGCACTGATGATCTTGAGATTGCAGAGATTGCGCTCGCCGGCGGAGCCGAAGTTCCGTTCCTCAGGCCATCTGAGCTTGCGACTGATACTTCTCCTGGAATTGCTCCAGTTCTACACGTTCTGGAGCAATTGCCTGATGTGACCGATGTCTTACTTATGCAGCCTACCTCTCCTCTTCGCCTGATTGACGATGTTGAGGGTATTATTGCTTTAAGCCAAAAAATAGTTAGCGATGCAGTGGTTTCAGTAACGACCACTAGCAAGCACCCGGCATGGATGTATACGCTTACTCTAGATCATACACTGCAGCCTCTTATGGATATCCCTGGTGTTTCCTGTCGCCAGCAGCTGCCATCTAGCTATATTCTAAATGGGTCTCTTTATTTTGGATCTCGTGCCTTGCTAGAACGACAAGGAAGTTTTCTTTCTCCTCGTACTCTGGGTTATGTGATGCCCCCAGAGCGATCAGTCGATATTGATACCTTGCTTGATTGGCAGTGGGGAGAATTTCTTATGGAACAACAGGGTTGA
- a CDS encoding glycosyltransferase, translating into MLNLLVVTPTLNSEKYLLETLTSVQNVLSLIPNSRHVIVDSFSSDNTVTIAKEFGALVIYEKAGSMYKAINTGITAYPSKWITYINSDDKLNCNLATLINSDFINTYDIISGAFALIDSRSRCFHQRLAFPILFHRISYFVGGMPFPQSGTVISRDLYNRLNGFSLKYKYASDFDFFLRANLQNSKVFLSVKILSSFRLHEEQLSHVNNSAHLNEIRAILKYNTSKPSLFALLLFRCVYLICVKLFVRF; encoded by the coding sequence ATGTTAAATTTGCTTGTTGTTACTCCTACGCTTAATTCTGAAAAGTATTTACTTGAGACTTTGACCTCTGTTCAAAATGTTTTATCGCTAATCCCTAATTCTCGTCATGTAATTGTTGATAGTTTCTCATCTGATAATACTGTGACTATAGCAAAAGAGTTTGGTGCTCTTGTTATTTATGAAAAAGCTGGATCTATGTATAAAGCAATAAATACTGGAATCACTGCTTATCCGTCGAAATGGATTACCTACATCAATTCTGATGATAAGTTAAATTGTAACCTTGCCACTTTGATTAATTCTGATTTTATTAATACCTATGATATTATTTCTGGCGCGTTCGCGTTGATTGATTCAAGAAGTAGATGTTTCCATCAACGCCTTGCTTTTCCTATTCTTTTCCATCGGATTTCTTATTTTGTGGGCGGAATGCCTTTCCCACAATCTGGGACTGTAATTTCTCGTGATTTATATAATCGTCTTAATGGATTTTCATTGAAATACAAATATGCATCAGATTTTGATTTTTTTCTGAGAGCAAATCTACAGAATTCGAAAGTTTTTTTGTCAGTTAAAATTTTGTCCTCATTTCGATTGCATGAAGAGCAACTTTCGCATGTCAATAATTCTGCACATCTAAATGAAATTAGAGCAATTCTTAAATATAATACATCTAAACCCTCCTTGTTTGCCTTGCTATTGTTTAGATGTGTATACTTAATTTGTGTTAAATTGTTCGTTCGTTTTTAA
- a CDS encoding glycosyltransferase, translating to MFDLSSYSKGQSAGFNSFIEALIPALDKFSSIECDIKFTFIVQKSQSQFIKLLAPTSQVSHFAGSPKIIGPLIRNIFLPFISCFYDLLICPRQYAPLFALSKTFLIVHDLQSQPVESCPSNIYRLLKKLRLLLSCHCSDVISTISQFTATELKSHNVMPKYIIPNPYSPNLLLSSDTLDEYLPSDVSKDNYFITPSSLADHKNISNALSAFHSFCESSPSLSYQYILIGNWSIESFYNLFPLYIDCPRIVPLGYVDEMTKAALFKFSSAFLLPSIYEGFGIPYLEALSLSKPLICSDIPVCREICINHPFYISSPFDSVSIYYALMSCLLCIKEYSYSYDVSSFSPESIALRYLTAFKAIMLPK from the coding sequence TTGTTCGACCTCTCTTCATATTCAAAAGGTCAGTCTGCTGGCTTCAATAGCTTCATAGAAGCTTTGATTCCAGCGCTTGATAAATTCTCATCAATTGAGTGTGACATAAAGTTTACTTTTATTGTGCAAAAGTCCCAATCTCAATTCATAAAGCTATTAGCACCTACTTCACAAGTATCTCACTTTGCAGGTTCCCCAAAAATTATTGGTCCACTAATTCGTAATATTTTTCTACCATTTATCTCTTGCTTTTATGATCTTCTGATTTGCCCCCGTCAGTATGCACCTCTTTTTGCGTTGTCAAAAACTTTTTTAATTGTACATGACTTACAGAGTCAACCTGTGGAATCATGTCCATCAAATATTTATCGTCTTCTTAAAAAGCTGCGATTGCTTTTGTCTTGCCATTGTTCAGATGTTATTTCGACAATAAGTCAATTTACTGCGACTGAATTAAAGAGCCACAATGTTATGCCCAAGTATATTATTCCCAACCCATACTCACCAAACCTTCTTTTATCTTCTGATACTTTAGATGAATACTTACCATCTGATGTGTCTAAGGATAACTATTTCATTACACCTTCTTCATTGGCTGATCATAAAAATATTTCAAATGCTTTATCGGCCTTTCATTCTTTTTGTGAGTCTAGTCCTTCACTTTCTTATCAGTATATCTTAATTGGCAACTGGTCTATTGAATCCTTTTACAATCTTTTCCCGCTATACATTGACTGTCCGCGTATCGTTCCTCTTGGCTATGTTGATGAAATGACCAAAGCAGCACTTTTTAAATTTTCCTCAGCATTCTTGTTGCCAAGTATTTATGAAGGTTTTGGTATTCCTTATTTAGAGGCTCTATCTTTGTCTAAACCTCTAATCTGCTCCGATATTCCTGTTTGCAGAGAAATATGCATTAATCATCCCTTTTATATTTCATCTCCATTTGATAGCGTATCAATTTATTATGCTTTAATGAGTTGCTTATTGTGCATCAAAGAATATTCTTATTCATATGATGTTTCCTCTTTCTCTCCTGAATCCATAGCTTTAAGGTATTTGACTGCATTTAAAGCAATAATGTTGCCTAAATGA